CTCCACTTCGATTACTTTGTGAACTTACTAAAGTTTCACCATCATTAATTGTACTAGTAGGTACACCTGTAATAATATAGAATTTGTGAGTATATGTACTATGTGATATGCTAAAGGTATGTAAATTctatacattatatttatgcCATTAATAAGATAACGGCTGCATATGAGatcgatatttttttatacatgtaGTTGGTTGAGGATGTTTATCCTGTAAATATTGTTTACCTCCTTCAGATGTTTCATGATTTACATGATGTAAACCTTCTGTTGAGCCTTCATGACCTCCCTGAGTTTGTGATTGTTGCATGTTTGAACGATGTTCCTTACCTGAGTGAACTTCTTGATTGGATTCTCTATCTGTTCGtgtcttttctttttgtaattcaTTTCCTTGATCAGATGCTTCTTGTTCAGTGTGCGGTTTACTTTGTGTAGAATTGTCCATCTGTAATTCCGCAGAATTAGATACACTAGCAGAAGAATCTCGATTACCCTGTATTTTCTGACAATTTGAAAGAGCCTAAGAGTTTCGATCAGTAGAAGTTAAATCACATACAGATaaggaattttttatatcatgaTCAGTACCGCTAATATTCCTATCAGCGCGTAATCCACCAACATGTATTTTACAAGTAATTACTTCAATACAAGGAGTTTAACTACTTACCTCACTGCAAGATGTTCCAACAGAAAATACCTGATGAGAGTCATTGTTACAAGGATTTTCACTACATGGGACCTTATCCTGTTTAGCTTCAACACCCAAAACTTCATCAGCAGCTTTACTGTCAGTGGGTGAATTTCCAGCAGCTTTAGTGGTATCAACTTCACCTGGCAGAGCACTTCCAGTAGTACATTCAACACTATAAATTGCATGGCCAGATAATTCAGTAGTACCCTTTATGCCAGTAGCACCTACAGAAGGAAGGGATATACTGCCATCAACTGCTCCATCAGTAACTATAGGAGGGGGATTTCTATGACCAGGATTTCCACTAATAGAAGTTCCCACATCACGATTTTCTGTGGCAGAAGCCACAACAGCATCTTTATCAACAGAGGTATGTTCTTCATAGGTTTGACTTCCAACGGCTTGCTTACCATGCGCATTATCATTTAGGGTTTGACTATTACGTGTATCTCTTTGAGAAGCAACTGTTTCTGGAGTTTTTCCTTGAGATGTACCAATTGAAGGAGAATCTCCTTCAGAGCTATTTTGTAGAGAAGAATCGCTTGGATTACTATCTAGTGCACGATGTGTCGGTTGCGGGGCGATACCTAAACGTTGTGTCGGATTATCTATTGGTATGTGAGGATTAGAATGATGATCAAGTTTTGGTTCAGACCCGTCACTTTTAGGCTCAACAGAAGGTCTCAGAGATATTACATGCGGATGATCCTGTGAAATTACTTGTTCCTGCCTTGGTTCTTTTCCATCGACATGGTTTTCACCTTGACCTTGTGATTTCTGTGTTTCTAAAGTTTTCATTACAGAGCCTTTTTCATTCAGTTGTGGTGTTTTTACAcccgtttttccttttgctgcttttactttttttccacagTTGCGACCTTCGCATGATGTTTCTGTATCATCTTTTAATTCAGTAAGTTTTTTATCTTGTGGTGAGATGTAATTAAGACATTTAGGATTTGCATTACATTTTCGATAAAAACCGCTTATATCGGCATCACTATTTAAGTGAATTTCTAACAAATTTCTATCGTAGCAtatctttaatttttttttttgttcatttatatatttaattaattcttCCCAATCCTTGTTGAAGTCTGCATATTCCTTTCTTTCAAATTCAGCAATACTACCTtgaatattttctaaaatttcaaaatatctTTCCAAACACTCCTGTGAATCCAAAGTTTGATCTTTATCATAAATGTTAATGGTTATGCTCCccattatatatgcattaacCGTTAttattgtacattttttatatttcttttaacaaTTAAATTGGGATAATAATTGATGCATACAAGTAGACACCTTTGCAATGTAgaatttaatattttgttaTCATGATCTTGGATTGCTTCGTTTATACAAGCAAATATAATAGTGCTAACAAATGATACAgcataatataatgtaaCATATTGTT
This genomic window from Plasmodium vivax scf_6583 genomic scaffold, whole genome shotgun sequence contains:
- a CDS encoding variable surface protein Vir18-related (encoded by transcript PVX_060690A) encodes the protein MGSITINIYDKDQTLDSQECLERYFEILENIQGSIAEFERKEYADFNKDWEELIKYINEQKKKLKICYDRNLLEIHLNSDADISGFYRKCNANPKCLNYISPQDKKLTELKDDTETSCEGRNCGKKVKAAKGKTGVKTPQLNEKGSVMKTLETQKSQGQGENHVDGKEPRQEQVISQDHPHVISLRPSVEPKSDGSEPKLDHHSNPHIPIDNPTQRLGIAPQPTHRALDSNPSDSSLQNSSEGDSPSIGTSQGKTPETVASQRDTRNSQTLNDNAHGKQAVGSQTYEEHTSVDKDAVVASATENRDVGTSISGNPGHRNPPPIVTDGAVDGSISLPSVGATGIKGTTELSGHAIYSVECTTGSALPGEVDTTKAAGNSPTDSKAADEVLGVEAKQDKVPCSENPCNNDSHQVFSVGTSCSEALSNCQKIQGNRDSSASVSNSAELQMDNSTQSKPHTEQEASDQGNELQKEKTRTDRESNQEVHSGKEHRSNMQQSQTQGGHEGSTEGLHHVNHETSEGGKQYLQDKHPQPTTCVPTSTINDGETLVSSQSNRSGAGATGEAVTTGSGNVLDIFNRLFSNVPYKEYIMMALVPLAIILLLTFLIKFTPLGTFFTKKKKKEQKKMNEKLQRVLSEYPAQMNERNIPFSYSPFAYSTQ